Proteins encoded together in one Zonotrichia leucophrys gambelii isolate GWCS_2022_RI chromosome 1, RI_Zleu_2.0, whole genome shotgun sequence window:
- the MRPL57 gene encoding large ribosomal subunit protein mL63: MFLTTVLLRKRIPGKQWIGKYRRPRQVTISMKQAMIRRLEIEAENEYWLSQPYLTQEQEYKHNTEERRAKWEAFKSLKQAKFPEHRYISDHLNHLNVTKKWTC, encoded by the coding sequence ATGTTCTTAACAACAGTATTGCTGCGGAAGAGAATTCCTGGAAAACAGTGGATTGGCAAGTACAGGCGACCAAGACAGGTTACCATTTCCATGAAGCAAGCAATGATCCGAAGGTTGGAAATTGAAGCAGAGAATGAATATTGGCTCAGCCAACCTTACCTGACACAGGAACAGGAATACAAACACAACACGGAAGAGAGACGTGCCAAGTGGGAAGCTTTCAAAAGCCTGAAACAAGCCAAGTTTCCTGAGCACAGATACATCAGTGATCATTTAAACCACTTAAATGTGACAAAGAAGTGGACATGTTGA
- the SKA3 gene encoding spindle and kinetochore-associated protein 3 isoform X3 — MDVIGDFFGKLRELAVTVEKEVKQLERAMRREDADYEDESLLTVLHDLQGEINTQKQDVSASLAKICSEKKAVHEFMKASELLMQRNAADLGKIRELFQKYGYKPHVKDSTEEDDEAKSESAMCAQNKSDAEKANAVPQLCAPAEEAALPKDALRVPQLSDFGLSQYAFPRPWGALRAQHSSSARQPKAQSDTPLRVPTPQALPKTPKCKLKMDDYECVTPKLEHFGISEHTMCMNEDYTMSLIQKTSQAIKKFAKRGDDNGGNLPEMTIKEIMVTPSSKSSKRAENAADWMSTPMVFVFCTPDVKDSSKTNNTVLSSSPETKELPLPSHAATPQCPDFQTRWLKAEAKQQVTPGAKLESVTKNDAKDAPYKEERIPFAASSHEYLKHTEDPSPPKLEHYDHLLNTPPPPEITRIPDNVLKMLSQYNHKGDSSKAKEMEIKAGNTTRYESGSRDYSNKENRGYRGVFKTNI, encoded by the exons ATGGACGTGATCGGGGACTTCTTCGGCAAGCTGCGGGAGCTGGCCGTCACGGTGGAGAAGGAGGTGAAGCAGCTGGAGCGGGCCATGCGCCGGGAGGACGCCG ACTATGAAGATGAATCTCTGCTCACAGTCCTGCATGACCTCCAAGGTGAAATCAACACTCAGAAG CAAGATGTTAGTGCCAGTCTTGCTAAGatttgctctgaaaaaaaagcagttcaTGAATTTATGAAGGCAAGTGAACTCTTGATGcaaagaaatgcagcagatCTTGGAAAAATAAGAGAGCTGTTCCAGAAATATGGCTACAAACCACATGTCAAAGACTCTACAG aagAGGATGATGAAGCTAAGAGTGAATCGGCAATGTGTGCCCAGAATAAATCTGatgcagaaaaagcaaatgctgtgcctcagctctgtgctcctgcagaggAGGCGGCGCTGCCCAAAGACGCGCTGCGCGTCCCGCAGCTCTCGGACTTCGGGCTCTCGCAGTACGCCTTCCCCCGGCCCTGGGGCGCCctgagggcacagcacagctccagtgcACGCCAGCCAAAGGCCCAGAGTGACACTCCACTGAGAGTGCCAACGCCTCAGGCCTTGCCCAAAACACCCAAATGTAAGCTGAAGATGGATGACTACGAGTGTGTGACACCGAAGCTTGAGCACTTTGGCATTAGTGAACATACCATGTGCATGAATGAAGATTATACCATGTCACTTATTCAGAAAACTTCTCAGGCTATCAAAAA GTTTGCTAAAAGAGGAGATGATAATGGAGGGAATTTGCCAGAAATGACCATCAAGGAAATCATGGTTACTCCTTCATCAAAATCAAGTAAGAGAGCAGAGAATG CAGCTGACTGGATGTCTACTCCTATGGTATTTGTGTTCTGTACTCCTGATGTGAAGGACTCTTCCAAAACAAATAATACAGTATTATCAAGCTCACCAGAGACCAAGGAACTGCCTCTTCCCAGTCATGCAGCAACACCACAGTGTCCAGATTTTCAAACAAGATGGCTAAAAGCAGAGGCTAAG CAGCAGGTAACACCAGGCGCAAAGCTTGAGTCAGTGACAAAGAATGATGCAAAAGATGCACCatacaaagaagaaagaattcCTTTTGCTGCAAGCTCTCATGAGTACCTTAAACATACTGAGGACCCTTCCCCTCCCAAACTGGAACACTATGACCATTTACTCAATACTCCTCCACCTCCAGAAATAACAAGGATACCAGATAATGTTCTAAAG ATGCTTTCCCAATATAATCATAAGGGAGACTCTTCTAAAGCCAAGGAAATGGAGATCAAGGCAGGAAATACTACAAGATATGAAAGTGGTTCCAGGGATTACAGCAACAAAGAGAACAG AGGATATCGTGGAGTTTTCAAGACAAACATCTGA
- the SKA3 gene encoding spindle and kinetochore-associated protein 3 isoform X2 yields MDVIGDFFGKLRELAVTVEKEVKQLERAMRREDADYEDESLLTVLHDLQGEINTQKQDVSASLAKICSEKKAVHEFMKASELLMQRNAADLGKIRELFQKYGYKPHVKDSTEDDEAKSESAMCAQNKSDAEKANAVPQLCAPAEEAALPKDALRVPQLSDFGLSQYAFPRPWGALRAQHSSSARQPKAQSDTPLRVPTPQALPKTPKCKLKMDDYECVTPKLEHFGISEHTMCMNEDYTMSLIQKTSQAIKKFAKRGDDNGGNLPEMTIKEIMVTPSSKSSKRAENAAADWMSTPMVFVFCTPDVKDSSKTNNTVLSSSPETKELPLPSHAATPQCPDFQTRWLKAEAKQQVTPGAKLESVTKNDAKDAPYKEERIPFAASSHEYLKHTEDPSPPKLEHYDHLLNTPPPPEITRIPDNVLKMLSQYNHKGDSSKAKEMEIKAGNTTRYESGSRDYSNKENRGYRGVFKTNI; encoded by the exons ATGGACGTGATCGGGGACTTCTTCGGCAAGCTGCGGGAGCTGGCCGTCACGGTGGAGAAGGAGGTGAAGCAGCTGGAGCGGGCCATGCGCCGGGAGGACGCCG ACTATGAAGATGAATCTCTGCTCACAGTCCTGCATGACCTCCAAGGTGAAATCAACACTCAGAAG CAAGATGTTAGTGCCAGTCTTGCTAAGatttgctctgaaaaaaaagcagttcaTGAATTTATGAAGGCAAGTGAACTCTTGATGcaaagaaatgcagcagatCTTGGAAAAATAAGAGAGCTGTTCCAGAAATATGGCTACAAACCACATGTCAAAGACTCTACAG AGGATGATGAAGCTAAGAGTGAATCGGCAATGTGTGCCCAGAATAAATCTGatgcagaaaaagcaaatgctgtgcctcagctctgtgctcctgcagaggAGGCGGCGCTGCCCAAAGACGCGCTGCGCGTCCCGCAGCTCTCGGACTTCGGGCTCTCGCAGTACGCCTTCCCCCGGCCCTGGGGCGCCctgagggcacagcacagctccagtgcACGCCAGCCAAAGGCCCAGAGTGACACTCCACTGAGAGTGCCAACGCCTCAGGCCTTGCCCAAAACACCCAAATGTAAGCTGAAGATGGATGACTACGAGTGTGTGACACCGAAGCTTGAGCACTTTGGCATTAGTGAACATACCATGTGCATGAATGAAGATTATACCATGTCACTTATTCAGAAAACTTCTCAGGCTATCAAAAA GTTTGCTAAAAGAGGAGATGATAATGGAGGGAATTTGCCAGAAATGACCATCAAGGAAATCATGGTTACTCCTTCATCAAAATCAAGTAAGAGAGCAGAGAATG CAGCAGCTGACTGGATGTCTACTCCTATGGTATTTGTGTTCTGTACTCCTGATGTGAAGGACTCTTCCAAAACAAATAATACAGTATTATCAAGCTCACCAGAGACCAAGGAACTGCCTCTTCCCAGTCATGCAGCAACACCACAGTGTCCAGATTTTCAAACAAGATGGCTAAAAGCAGAGGCTAAG CAGCAGGTAACACCAGGCGCAAAGCTTGAGTCAGTGACAAAGAATGATGCAAAAGATGCACCatacaaagaagaaagaattcCTTTTGCTGCAAGCTCTCATGAGTACCTTAAACATACTGAGGACCCTTCCCCTCCCAAACTGGAACACTATGACCATTTACTCAATACTCCTCCACCTCCAGAAATAACAAGGATACCAGATAATGTTCTAAAG ATGCTTTCCCAATATAATCATAAGGGAGACTCTTCTAAAGCCAAGGAAATGGAGATCAAGGCAGGAAATACTACAAGATATGAAAGTGGTTCCAGGGATTACAGCAACAAAGAGAACAG AGGATATCGTGGAGTTTTCAAGACAAACATCTGA
- the SKA3 gene encoding spindle and kinetochore-associated protein 3 isoform X4 gives MDVIGDFFGKLRELAVTVEKEVKQLERAMRREDADYEDESLLTVLHDLQGEINTQKQDVSASLAKICSEKKAVHEFMKASELLMQRNAADLGKIRELFQKYGYKPHVKDSTEEDDEAKSESAMCAQNKSDAEKANAVPQLCAPAEEAALPKDALRVPQLSDFGLSQYAFPRPWGALRAQHSSSARQPKAQSDTPLRVPTPQALPKTPKCKLKMDDYECVTPKLEHFGISEHTMCMNEDYTMSLIQKTSQAIKKFAKRGDDNGGNLPEMTIKEIMVTPSSKSSKRAENAAADWMSTPMVFVFCTPDVKDSSKTNNTVLSSSPETKELPLPSHAATPQCPDFQTRWLKAEAKQVTPGAKLESVTKNDAKDAPYKEERIPFAASSHEYLKHTEDPSPPKLEHYDHLLNTPPPPEITRIPDNVLKMLSQYNHKGDSSKAKEMEIKAGNTTRYESGSRDYSNKENRGYRGVFKTNI, from the exons ATGGACGTGATCGGGGACTTCTTCGGCAAGCTGCGGGAGCTGGCCGTCACGGTGGAGAAGGAGGTGAAGCAGCTGGAGCGGGCCATGCGCCGGGAGGACGCCG ACTATGAAGATGAATCTCTGCTCACAGTCCTGCATGACCTCCAAGGTGAAATCAACACTCAGAAG CAAGATGTTAGTGCCAGTCTTGCTAAGatttgctctgaaaaaaaagcagttcaTGAATTTATGAAGGCAAGTGAACTCTTGATGcaaagaaatgcagcagatCTTGGAAAAATAAGAGAGCTGTTCCAGAAATATGGCTACAAACCACATGTCAAAGACTCTACAG aagAGGATGATGAAGCTAAGAGTGAATCGGCAATGTGTGCCCAGAATAAATCTGatgcagaaaaagcaaatgctgtgcctcagctctgtgctcctgcagaggAGGCGGCGCTGCCCAAAGACGCGCTGCGCGTCCCGCAGCTCTCGGACTTCGGGCTCTCGCAGTACGCCTTCCCCCGGCCCTGGGGCGCCctgagggcacagcacagctccagtgcACGCCAGCCAAAGGCCCAGAGTGACACTCCACTGAGAGTGCCAACGCCTCAGGCCTTGCCCAAAACACCCAAATGTAAGCTGAAGATGGATGACTACGAGTGTGTGACACCGAAGCTTGAGCACTTTGGCATTAGTGAACATACCATGTGCATGAATGAAGATTATACCATGTCACTTATTCAGAAAACTTCTCAGGCTATCAAAAA GTTTGCTAAAAGAGGAGATGATAATGGAGGGAATTTGCCAGAAATGACCATCAAGGAAATCATGGTTACTCCTTCATCAAAATCAAGTAAGAGAGCAGAGAATG CAGCAGCTGACTGGATGTCTACTCCTATGGTATTTGTGTTCTGTACTCCTGATGTGAAGGACTCTTCCAAAACAAATAATACAGTATTATCAAGCTCACCAGAGACCAAGGAACTGCCTCTTCCCAGTCATGCAGCAACACCACAGTGTCCAGATTTTCAAACAAGATGGCTAAAAGCAGAGGCTAAG CAGGTAACACCAGGCGCAAAGCTTGAGTCAGTGACAAAGAATGATGCAAAAGATGCACCatacaaagaagaaagaattcCTTTTGCTGCAAGCTCTCATGAGTACCTTAAACATACTGAGGACCCTTCCCCTCCCAAACTGGAACACTATGACCATTTACTCAATACTCCTCCACCTCCAGAAATAACAAGGATACCAGATAATGTTCTAAAG ATGCTTTCCCAATATAATCATAAGGGAGACTCTTCTAAAGCCAAGGAAATGGAGATCAAGGCAGGAAATACTACAAGATATGAAAGTGGTTCCAGGGATTACAGCAACAAAGAGAACAG AGGATATCGTGGAGTTTTCAAGACAAACATCTGA
- the SKA3 gene encoding spindle and kinetochore-associated protein 3 isoform X1: MDVIGDFFGKLRELAVTVEKEVKQLERAMRREDADYEDESLLTVLHDLQGEINTQKQDVSASLAKICSEKKAVHEFMKASELLMQRNAADLGKIRELFQKYGYKPHVKDSTEEDDEAKSESAMCAQNKSDAEKANAVPQLCAPAEEAALPKDALRVPQLSDFGLSQYAFPRPWGALRAQHSSSARQPKAQSDTPLRVPTPQALPKTPKCKLKMDDYECVTPKLEHFGISEHTMCMNEDYTMSLIQKTSQAIKKFAKRGDDNGGNLPEMTIKEIMVTPSSKSSKRAENAAADWMSTPMVFVFCTPDVKDSSKTNNTVLSSSPETKELPLPSHAATPQCPDFQTRWLKAEAKQQVTPGAKLESVTKNDAKDAPYKEERIPFAASSHEYLKHTEDPSPPKLEHYDHLLNTPPPPEITRIPDNVLKMLSQYNHKGDSSKAKEMEIKAGNTTRYESGSRDYSNKENRGYRGVFKTNI, translated from the exons ATGGACGTGATCGGGGACTTCTTCGGCAAGCTGCGGGAGCTGGCCGTCACGGTGGAGAAGGAGGTGAAGCAGCTGGAGCGGGCCATGCGCCGGGAGGACGCCG ACTATGAAGATGAATCTCTGCTCACAGTCCTGCATGACCTCCAAGGTGAAATCAACACTCAGAAG CAAGATGTTAGTGCCAGTCTTGCTAAGatttgctctgaaaaaaaagcagttcaTGAATTTATGAAGGCAAGTGAACTCTTGATGcaaagaaatgcagcagatCTTGGAAAAATAAGAGAGCTGTTCCAGAAATATGGCTACAAACCACATGTCAAAGACTCTACAG aagAGGATGATGAAGCTAAGAGTGAATCGGCAATGTGTGCCCAGAATAAATCTGatgcagaaaaagcaaatgctgtgcctcagctctgtgctcctgcagaggAGGCGGCGCTGCCCAAAGACGCGCTGCGCGTCCCGCAGCTCTCGGACTTCGGGCTCTCGCAGTACGCCTTCCCCCGGCCCTGGGGCGCCctgagggcacagcacagctccagtgcACGCCAGCCAAAGGCCCAGAGTGACACTCCACTGAGAGTGCCAACGCCTCAGGCCTTGCCCAAAACACCCAAATGTAAGCTGAAGATGGATGACTACGAGTGTGTGACACCGAAGCTTGAGCACTTTGGCATTAGTGAACATACCATGTGCATGAATGAAGATTATACCATGTCACTTATTCAGAAAACTTCTCAGGCTATCAAAAA GTTTGCTAAAAGAGGAGATGATAATGGAGGGAATTTGCCAGAAATGACCATCAAGGAAATCATGGTTACTCCTTCATCAAAATCAAGTAAGAGAGCAGAGAATG CAGCAGCTGACTGGATGTCTACTCCTATGGTATTTGTGTTCTGTACTCCTGATGTGAAGGACTCTTCCAAAACAAATAATACAGTATTATCAAGCTCACCAGAGACCAAGGAACTGCCTCTTCCCAGTCATGCAGCAACACCACAGTGTCCAGATTTTCAAACAAGATGGCTAAAAGCAGAGGCTAAG CAGCAGGTAACACCAGGCGCAAAGCTTGAGTCAGTGACAAAGAATGATGCAAAAGATGCACCatacaaagaagaaagaattcCTTTTGCTGCAAGCTCTCATGAGTACCTTAAACATACTGAGGACCCTTCCCCTCCCAAACTGGAACACTATGACCATTTACTCAATACTCCTCCACCTCCAGAAATAACAAGGATACCAGATAATGTTCTAAAG ATGCTTTCCCAATATAATCATAAGGGAGACTCTTCTAAAGCCAAGGAAATGGAGATCAAGGCAGGAAATACTACAAGATATGAAAGTGGTTCCAGGGATTACAGCAACAAAGAGAACAG AGGATATCGTGGAGTTTTCAAGACAAACATCTGA